A genome region from Solanum pennellii chromosome 12, SPENNV200 includes the following:
- the LOC107007593 gene encoding transcription factor GTE3, chloroplastic-like: protein MASYADDLKSRERLRWGSPIKVYTRKRRRIQKKDDSIPISAAPDVSSNDANGYVVQAGESESAEKSERLQDRQEVEEPQLKACDLELEDGRDRNQDQDQVELINGGQGQEDTLGSQGDVDGRDVGKVGGSPIVEANNCGDVRGEEAARETYADGLTRDHAELDSTVKPVISRFRDRIRINIGGLTSRAEIKGIRRDLAGELDQVRSLVTELEAKQIQLTAHDTNTNGGFNYVGRIPSVPSGAVNSYSQPRYIDNGVMNSRALVRANSEKDLVGHPGSRPFQRPRVAVVENNNVAAESVEKEKRTPKANQYYTNSEFLLAKDRLPPESNKKFKPNGAGRKHNGELEQGYPFGVGFGFDKHRNQVFKRCTTLLQRLMKHKHGWVFNEPVNVERLGLHDYHAIIKHPMDLGTIKARLSQNWYKSPREFAEDVRLVFHNAMTYNPKGHDVHLMSEQLLKIFEDRWAVIEAEFNPDWRYQMYHDAGLPAPTSRKVPQPSPFARASVTSHPPASQARALERSESMTEPADFRLKPSRVAHVGRVPVPKKPKANDPNKRDMTYEEKQRLSTHLQSLPLEKLDAVVQIIKKRNSTFYQNGDEIEVDIDSVDVESLWELERFVTNYKKNLSKQKRKTELAQQARRTARTAPVMNYAPMVAGALNSNTEAGRQMDNASRSSSSSSSSSDSGSSSSDSDSDSSSGSGSEGGH from the exons ATGGCTTCATATGCCGACGATTTGAAATCTAGAGAAAGGTTAAGGTGGGGAAGCCCTATCAAAGTTTATACCCGGAAACGTAGAAGGATCCAGAAGAAGGATGACTCGATTCCGATTTCCGCCGCGCCGGATGTGAGCAGCAATGATGCGAATGGTTATGTTGTACAGGCTGGCGAATCGGAATCTGCGGAGAAATCGGAACGGTTGCAGGACCGTCAGGAGGTGGAAGAACCTCAACTGAAAGCGTGTGATTTGGAATTGGAAGATGGGAGGGATAGGAATCAGGATCAGGATCAGGTAGAATTGATAAATGGTGGACAAGGGCAGGAAGATACCCTTGGATCACAGGGAGATGTAGATGGTAGAGATGTGGGTAAGGTTGGTGGTAGCCCAATTGTGGAGGCTAATAATTGTGGGGATGTTAGGGGTGAAGAGGCTGCTAGGGAGACTTATGCAGATGGATTAACTAGAGACCATGCTGAGCTGGATTCAACAGTTAAACCTGTAATTTCTAGGTTTCGAGATAGAATTAGGATTAATATAGGGGGATTGACATCAAGAGCGGAGATTAAAGGTATTAGGAGGGACTTAGCGGGTGAACTTGATCAGGTTAGGAGTTTAGTTACAGAGCTTGAAGCTAAGCAGATTCAGCTGACCGCACATGATACAAATACTAATGGTGGTTTTAATTATGTTGGTAGGATACCCTCTGTTCCTAGTGGTGCTGTTAATTCTTATAGTCAACCACGATATATCGATAATGGTGTGATGAATAGTAGGGCTTTAGTGCGAGCTAATTCAGAGAAGGATTTGGTGGGGCACCCTGGATCGAGACCATTCCAGCGACCAAGGGTTGCAGTTGTAGAAAACAATAATGTAGCTGCTGAATCTGTGGAGAAGGAGAAGAGGACCCCGAAGGCCAATCAGTACTACACTAATTCCGAATTCTTACTTGCGAAGGATAGATTGCCTCCGGAAAGCAATAAGAAATTCAAGCCAAATGGTGCTGGGAGGAAACACAATGGTGAGTTGGAGCAGGGGTATCCATTTGGTGTTGGCTTTGGGTTTGATAAACATAGGAATCAGGTGTTTAAGAGATGCACCACCCTGCTTCAGAGGTTAATGAAGCACAAGCATGGGTGGGTGTTTAATGAGCCAGTGAATGTGGAGCGTCTGGGGCTGCATGATTATCATGCTATCATCAAGCATCCTATGGATTTGGGCACTATCAAAGCTAGGCTATCTCAAAATTGGTACAAGTCTCCCAGGGAGTTTGCTGAGGATGTGAGACTTGTCTTTCATAATGCCATGACTTATAATCCCAAAGGACATGATGTTCATCTTATGTCGGAACAGTTGTTAAAGATTTTTGAAGACAGGTGGGCAGTTATAGAGGCCGAGTTTAATCCGGATTGGAGGTATCAGATGTATCATGATGCAGGTTTGCCTGCCCCCACTTCAAGAAAGGTCCCTCAGCCTTCTCCCTTTGCCCGTGCTTCTGTAACTTCTCATCCACCTGCTTCTCAAGCAAGGGCTTTGGAAAGGTCTGAGTCAATGACCGAACCAGCTGATTTCAGGCTCAAGCCATCACGCGTTGCTCATGTCGGTAGGGTACCAGTTCCTAAGAAACCTAAAGCAAATGATCCCAATAAAAGGGATATGACCTATGAAGAAAAACAGAGACTCAGCACACATCTCCAGAGCTTACCTTTAGAAAAGCTTGATGCGGTTGTTCAGATTATTAAGAAAAGGAACTCAACATTTTATCAAAATGGTGATGAGATTGAAGTAGATATAGACAGTGTTGATGTGGAAAGCCTCTGGGAGCTTGAAAGGTTTGTGACCAATTACAAAAAGAACTTAAGCAAGCAGAAGAGAAAGACTGAACTTGCTCAGCAAGCCAGACGAACTGCAAGGACTGCCCCAGTCATG AATTATGCTCCGATGGTTGCTGGTGCACTGAACAGTAATACTG AAGCGGGAAGACAGATGGATAATGCAAGTAGGTCTAGTAGTTCAAGCAGTTCCAGCAGCGATTCGGGTTCATCCTCAAGTG ATTCCGATAGCGATAGTTCCTCTGGATCCGGATCAGAGGGGGGGCATTGA